A single region of the Hylaeus volcanicus isolate JK05 chromosome 5, UHH_iyHylVolc1.0_haploid, whole genome shotgun sequence genome encodes:
- the LOC128876550 gene encoding cell division cycle protein 16 homolog isoform X4: MARQSINANAECEKMHNLLENKSINLDNCRKLIKSYVDLHLHSAALFWADKVVSLSNEDPKDICTLAHCMYLMKQYHRAAHLIRSHGLEKTDVMCHYLTVRSLLEAKEYNEALQVINDSEICTNITQSGISFADRVDMLEDAPKNIQSSILYVKGRVYEAMDNRAVATDCYKQALHCDVYSYQAFEALVQNQMLSASEEKELVESLPFNEQCTEAETELLRLLYESKLKKYQEPNKKQTLVTCSVMGVLVTDRLLGNLDMEVSEAERLYYNCDYHKCFSLTERILKKDPYHNSCLPVHIACLVELKKTNALFYLAHKLVDLYPDMALAWFAVGCYYYSIGKSDPARRYLAKATALDRLFGPAWLAYGHSFAVENEHDQAMAAYFKASQLMKGCHLPLLYIGLECGLTNNLKLADKFFQQAQGIAPNDPFVIHEMGVISFYNLDYKTAEQQFKEAMKRIQGGLKDVILPSKWEALLNNLGHTCRKMKKYEEALEYHHQALVLNSLNPSTYAAVGFIHALMGNTQEAVDAFHRALGLRRDDTFTTTMLTYVMEQLIEESPPYPDARIDIPKYKFPEARLQETEGTESLENTSNITEPGNQDIDKLRVNLFSGWGEDSSKAEDNTPDKVESNSRDVVVNYSSDISSEVEMLDSSTAHIEYK, from the exons ATGGCGCGTCAAAGTATTAATGCTAACGCAGAATGTGAAAAAATGCATAATTTGTTAgagaataaaagtattaactTGGATAATTgtaggaaattaattaaatcatacGTTGATCTA cATTTGCACAGTGCTGCATTATTTTGGGCGGACAAGGTTGTTTCATTGAGTAACGAAGATCCTAAGGATATATGCACTTTAGCACATTGTATGTACCTAATGAAACAATATCACAGAGCTGCTCATCTTATTAGAAGTCACGGACTTGAAaag ACAGATGTCATGTGTCACTATTTAACAGTAAGAAGTCTTCTAGAAGcaaaagaatataatgaaGCGCTTCAAGTAATAAATGATTcagaaatatgtacaaatataacGCAATCTGGTATCAGTTTTGCAGATCGTGTAGACATGCTGGAAGATGCTCCAAAAAAT ATACAAAGTTCAATATTGTATGTGAAAGGACGAGTGTACGAAGCTATGGATAACAGAGCTGTGGCAACCGATTGTTATAAACAGGCTCTACATTGCGATGTTTATTCGTATCAAGCATTCGAAGCATTAGTTCAAAATCAAATGCTTTCAGCTTCAGAAG aaaaagAACTTGTGGAATCCCTTCCATTTAATGAACAATGTACAGAGGCCGAGACAGAGCTTTTACGATTATTGTACGAAAGTAAGCTCAAGAAATATCAGGAACCGAATAAGAAACAAACGCTTGTAACCTGTAGCGTAATGGGAGTTTTAGTTACAGATAGATTATTAGGTAACTTGGATATGGAAGTTTCGGAAGCGGAAAGATTGTATTACAACTGTGACTACCATAAATGTTTCTCGCTTACCGAAAg gatattaaaaaaagatccATACCACAATTCGTGTTTACCTGTGCATATTGCATGCTTagtagaattaaaaaagacTAATG cgttattttatttggcGCATAAGTTGGTTGACTTATATCCAGACATGGCCTTAGCATGGTTTGCAGTTGGATGTTATTATTACAGTATAG gTAAAAGTGATCCGGCGAGAAGATACTTGGCGAAAGCTACGGCACTGGATAGACTATTCGGTCCTGCATGGTTAGCCTATGGACATTCTTTCGCCGTAGAAAATGAACACGATCAAGCAATGGCCGCTTATTTTAAAGCTTCTCAATTAATGAAAGGTTGTCATCTGCCACTTTTATACATTGGACTCGAATGTGGCTTAACGAATAATCTTAAATTGGCTGACAAGTTTTTCCAACAGGCTCAAGGGATAGCCCCGAATGATCCGTTTGTTATACACGAGATGGGAgttatatctttttataatttaga TTACAAAACTGCCGAACAGCAGTTTAAAGAAGCCATGAAACGAATTCAAGGTGGTCTAAAAGACGTTATACTACCTAGCAAATGGGAAGCATTATTGAATAACTTAGGTCACACTtgtagaaaaatgaagaaatacgAAGAGGCATTAGAATATCATCACCAG GCATTggtattaaattctttaaatccATCAACGTATGCAGCGGTAGGTTTTATTCATGCACTAATGGGCAATACTCAAGAAGCCGTCGATGCTTTTCATAGAGCGCTTGGTCTGAGAAGAGACGACACTTTTACAACAACTATGTTGACTTATGTTATGGAACAACTTATAGAAGAGTCACCACCGTATCCTG ATGCACGCATCGATAttccaaaatataaatttcccgAAGCTAGACTTCAAGAAACAGAAGGTACAGAATCTTTGGAGAATACAAGTAATATAACCGAGCCAGGGAATCAGGACATCGATAAACTAAgggtgaatttattttctggatGGGGAGAAGATTCGAGTAAAGCTGAAGATAATACTCCCGATAAGGTGGAAAGCAATTCACGAGATGTAGTAGTAAATTATTCTAGCGATATTAGTTCCGAAGTTGAAATGTTAGATTCGTCGACAGCGCATAtagagtataaataa
- the LOC128876550 gene encoding cell division cycle protein 16 homolog isoform X5 — protein sequence MCHYLTVRSLLEAKEYNEALQVINDSEICTNITQSGISFADRVDMLEDAPKNIQSSILYVKGRVYEAMDNRAVATDCYKQALHCDVYSYQAFEALVQNQMLSASEEKELVESLPFNEQCTEAETELLRLLYESKLKKYQEPNKKQTLVTCSVMGVLVTDRLLGNLDMEVSEAERLYYNCDYHKCFSLTERILKKDPYHNSCLPVHIACLVELKKTNALFYLAHKLVDLYPDMALAWFAVGCYYYSIGKSDPARRYLAKATALDRLFGPAWLAYGHSFAVENEHDQAMAAYFKASQLMKGCHLPLLYIGLECGLTNNLKLADKFFQQAQGIAPNDPFVIHEMGVISFYNLDYKTAEQQFKEAMKRIQGGLKDVILPSKWEALLNNLGHTCRKMKKYEEALEYHHQALVLNSLNPSTYAAVGFIHALMGNTQEAVDAFHRALGLRRDDTFTTTMLTYVMEQLIEESPPYPADARIDIPKYKFPEARLQETEGTESLENTSNITEPGNQDIDKLRVNLFSGWGEDSSKAEDNTPDKIHEISQGRIREPRRRLPKMELLVREGEGETDLQFSSQSGMKQRGEELKNGRSVSIGLHRCCIDINIEQTE from the exons ATGTGTCACTATTTAACAGTAAGAAGTCTTCTAGAAGcaaaagaatataatgaaGCGCTTCAAGTAATAAATGATTcagaaatatgtacaaatataacGCAATCTGGTATCAGTTTTGCAGATCGTGTAGACATGCTGGAAGATGCTCCAAAAAAT ATACAAAGTTCAATATTGTATGTGAAAGGACGAGTGTACGAAGCTATGGATAACAGAGCTGTGGCAACCGATTGTTATAAACAGGCTCTACATTGCGATGTTTATTCGTATCAAGCATTCGAAGCATTAGTTCAAAATCAAATGCTTTCAGCTTCAGAAG aaaaagAACTTGTGGAATCCCTTCCATTTAATGAACAATGTACAGAGGCCGAGACAGAGCTTTTACGATTATTGTACGAAAGTAAGCTCAAGAAATATCAGGAACCGAATAAGAAACAAACGCTTGTAACCTGTAGCGTAATGGGAGTTTTAGTTACAGATAGATTATTAGGTAACTTGGATATGGAAGTTTCGGAAGCGGAAAGATTGTATTACAACTGTGACTACCATAAATGTTTCTCGCTTACCGAAAg gatattaaaaaaagatccATACCACAATTCGTGTTTACCTGTGCATATTGCATGCTTagtagaattaaaaaagacTAATG cgttattttatttggcGCATAAGTTGGTTGACTTATATCCAGACATGGCCTTAGCATGGTTTGCAGTTGGATGTTATTATTACAGTATAG gTAAAAGTGATCCGGCGAGAAGATACTTGGCGAAAGCTACGGCACTGGATAGACTATTCGGTCCTGCATGGTTAGCCTATGGACATTCTTTCGCCGTAGAAAATGAACACGATCAAGCAATGGCCGCTTATTTTAAAGCTTCTCAATTAATGAAAGGTTGTCATCTGCCACTTTTATACATTGGACTCGAATGTGGCTTAACGAATAATCTTAAATTGGCTGACAAGTTTTTCCAACAGGCTCAAGGGATAGCCCCGAATGATCCGTTTGTTATACACGAGATGGGAgttatatctttttataatttaga TTACAAAACTGCCGAACAGCAGTTTAAAGAAGCCATGAAACGAATTCAAGGTGGTCTAAAAGACGTTATACTACCTAGCAAATGGGAAGCATTATTGAATAACTTAGGTCACACTtgtagaaaaatgaagaaatacgAAGAGGCATTAGAATATCATCACCAG GCATTggtattaaattctttaaatccATCAACGTATGCAGCGGTAGGTTTTATTCATGCACTAATGGGCAATACTCAAGAAGCCGTCGATGCTTTTCATAGAGCGCTTGGTCTGAGAAGAGACGACACTTTTACAACAACTATGTTGACTTATGTTATGGAACAACTTATAGAAGAGTCACCACCGTATCCTG CAGATGCACGCATCGATAttccaaaatataaatttcccgAAGCTAGACTTCAAGAAACAGAAGGTACAGAATCTTTGGAGAATACAAGTAATATAACCGAGCCAGGGAATCAGGACATCGATAAACTAAgggtgaatttattttctggatGGGGAGAAGATTCGAGTAAAGCTGAAGATAATACTCCCGATAAG ATACATGAAATTTCACAAGGGCGCATTCGCGAACCACGCCGTCGTTTACCGAAGATGGAACTTCTGGTgagggagggagagggagagacaGATCTTCAATTCAGTTCACAGAGTGGAATGAAGCAACGTGGAGAAGAACTGAAGAATGGGCGTTCCGTCTCCATCGGTCTCCATCGTTGCTGCATCGACATTAACATTGAacaaacagaataa
- the LOC128876550 gene encoding cell division cycle protein 16 homolog isoform X2: MARQSINANAECEKMHNLLENKSINLDNCRKLIKSYVDLHLHSAALFWADKVVSLSNEDPKDICTLAHCMYLMKQYHRAAHLIRSHGLEKTDVMCHYLTVRSLLEAKEYNEALQVINDSEICTNITQSGISFADRVDMLEDAPKNIQSSILYVKGRVYEAMDNRAVATDCYKQALHCDVYSYQAFEALVQNQMLSASEEKELVESLPFNEQCTEAETELLRLLYESKLKKYQEPNKKQTLVTCSVMGVLVTDRLLGNLDMEVSEAERLYYNCDYHKCFSLTERILKKDPYHNSCLPVHIACLVELKKTNALFYLAHKLVDLYPDMALAWFAVGCYYYSIGKSDPARRYLAKATALDRLFGPAWLAYGHSFAVENEHDQAMAAYFKASQLMKGCHLPLLYIGLECGLTNNLKLADKFFQQAQGIAPNDPFVIHEMGVISFYNLDYKTAEQQFKEAMKRIQGGLKDVILPSKWEALLNNLGHTCRKMKKYEEALEYHHQALVLNSLNPSTYAAVGFIHALMGNTQEAVDAFHRALGLRRDDTFTTTMLTYVMEQLIEESPPYPDARIDIPKYKFPEARLQETEGTESLENTSNITEPGNQDIDKLRVNLFSGWGEDSSKAEDNTPDKIHEISQGRIREPRRRLPKMELLVREGEGETDLQFSSQSGMKQRGEELKNGRSVSIGLHRCCIDINIEQTE; the protein is encoded by the exons ATGGCGCGTCAAAGTATTAATGCTAACGCAGAATGTGAAAAAATGCATAATTTGTTAgagaataaaagtattaactTGGATAATTgtaggaaattaattaaatcatacGTTGATCTA cATTTGCACAGTGCTGCATTATTTTGGGCGGACAAGGTTGTTTCATTGAGTAACGAAGATCCTAAGGATATATGCACTTTAGCACATTGTATGTACCTAATGAAACAATATCACAGAGCTGCTCATCTTATTAGAAGTCACGGACTTGAAaag ACAGATGTCATGTGTCACTATTTAACAGTAAGAAGTCTTCTAGAAGcaaaagaatataatgaaGCGCTTCAAGTAATAAATGATTcagaaatatgtacaaatataacGCAATCTGGTATCAGTTTTGCAGATCGTGTAGACATGCTGGAAGATGCTCCAAAAAAT ATACAAAGTTCAATATTGTATGTGAAAGGACGAGTGTACGAAGCTATGGATAACAGAGCTGTGGCAACCGATTGTTATAAACAGGCTCTACATTGCGATGTTTATTCGTATCAAGCATTCGAAGCATTAGTTCAAAATCAAATGCTTTCAGCTTCAGAAG aaaaagAACTTGTGGAATCCCTTCCATTTAATGAACAATGTACAGAGGCCGAGACAGAGCTTTTACGATTATTGTACGAAAGTAAGCTCAAGAAATATCAGGAACCGAATAAGAAACAAACGCTTGTAACCTGTAGCGTAATGGGAGTTTTAGTTACAGATAGATTATTAGGTAACTTGGATATGGAAGTTTCGGAAGCGGAAAGATTGTATTACAACTGTGACTACCATAAATGTTTCTCGCTTACCGAAAg gatattaaaaaaagatccATACCACAATTCGTGTTTACCTGTGCATATTGCATGCTTagtagaattaaaaaagacTAATG cgttattttatttggcGCATAAGTTGGTTGACTTATATCCAGACATGGCCTTAGCATGGTTTGCAGTTGGATGTTATTATTACAGTATAG gTAAAAGTGATCCGGCGAGAAGATACTTGGCGAAAGCTACGGCACTGGATAGACTATTCGGTCCTGCATGGTTAGCCTATGGACATTCTTTCGCCGTAGAAAATGAACACGATCAAGCAATGGCCGCTTATTTTAAAGCTTCTCAATTAATGAAAGGTTGTCATCTGCCACTTTTATACATTGGACTCGAATGTGGCTTAACGAATAATCTTAAATTGGCTGACAAGTTTTTCCAACAGGCTCAAGGGATAGCCCCGAATGATCCGTTTGTTATACACGAGATGGGAgttatatctttttataatttaga TTACAAAACTGCCGAACAGCAGTTTAAAGAAGCCATGAAACGAATTCAAGGTGGTCTAAAAGACGTTATACTACCTAGCAAATGGGAAGCATTATTGAATAACTTAGGTCACACTtgtagaaaaatgaagaaatacgAAGAGGCATTAGAATATCATCACCAG GCATTggtattaaattctttaaatccATCAACGTATGCAGCGGTAGGTTTTATTCATGCACTAATGGGCAATACTCAAGAAGCCGTCGATGCTTTTCATAGAGCGCTTGGTCTGAGAAGAGACGACACTTTTACAACAACTATGTTGACTTATGTTATGGAACAACTTATAGAAGAGTCACCACCGTATCCTG ATGCACGCATCGATAttccaaaatataaatttcccgAAGCTAGACTTCAAGAAACAGAAGGTACAGAATCTTTGGAGAATACAAGTAATATAACCGAGCCAGGGAATCAGGACATCGATAAACTAAgggtgaatttattttctggatGGGGAGAAGATTCGAGTAAAGCTGAAGATAATACTCCCGATAAG ATACATGAAATTTCACAAGGGCGCATTCGCGAACCACGCCGTCGTTTACCGAAGATGGAACTTCTGGTgagggagggagagggagagacaGATCTTCAATTCAGTTCACAGAGTGGAATGAAGCAACGTGGAGAAGAACTGAAGAATGGGCGTTCCGTCTCCATCGGTCTCCATCGTTGCTGCATCGACATTAACATTGAacaaacagaataa
- the LOC128876550 gene encoding cell division cycle protein 16 homolog isoform X3 → MARQSINANAECEKMHNLLENKSINLDNCRKLIKSYVDLHLHSAALFWADKVVSLSNEDPKDICTLAHCMYLMKQYHRAAHLIRSHGLEKTDVMCHYLTVRSLLEAKEYNEALQVINDSEICTNITQSGISFADRVDMLEDAPKNIQSSILYVKGRVYEAMDNRAVATDCYKQALHCDVYSYQAFEALVQNQMLSASEEKELVESLPFNEQCTEAETELLRLLYEITDRLLGNLDMEVSEAERLYYNCDYHKCFSLTERILKKDPYHNSCLPVHIACLVELKKTNALFYLAHKLVDLYPDMALAWFAVGCYYYSIGKSDPARRYLAKATALDRLFGPAWLAYGHSFAVENEHDQAMAAYFKASQLMKGCHLPLLYIGLECGLTNNLKLADKFFQQAQGIAPNDPFVIHEMGVISFYNLDYKTAEQQFKEAMKRIQGGLKDVILPSKWEALLNNLGHTCRKMKKYEEALEYHHQALVLNSLNPSTYAAVGFIHALMGNTQEAVDAFHRALGLRRDDTFTTTMLTYVMEQLIEESPPYPADARIDIPKYKFPEARLQETEGTESLENTSNITEPGNQDIDKLRVNLFSGWGEDSSKAEDNTPDKIHEISQGRIREPRRRLPKMELLVREGEGETDLQFSSQSGMKQRGEELKNGRSVSIGLHRCCIDINIEQTE, encoded by the exons ATGGCGCGTCAAAGTATTAATGCTAACGCAGAATGTGAAAAAATGCATAATTTGTTAgagaataaaagtattaactTGGATAATTgtaggaaattaattaaatcatacGTTGATCTA cATTTGCACAGTGCTGCATTATTTTGGGCGGACAAGGTTGTTTCATTGAGTAACGAAGATCCTAAGGATATATGCACTTTAGCACATTGTATGTACCTAATGAAACAATATCACAGAGCTGCTCATCTTATTAGAAGTCACGGACTTGAAaag ACAGATGTCATGTGTCACTATTTAACAGTAAGAAGTCTTCTAGAAGcaaaagaatataatgaaGCGCTTCAAGTAATAAATGATTcagaaatatgtacaaatataacGCAATCTGGTATCAGTTTTGCAGATCGTGTAGACATGCTGGAAGATGCTCCAAAAAAT ATACAAAGTTCAATATTGTATGTGAAAGGACGAGTGTACGAAGCTATGGATAACAGAGCTGTGGCAACCGATTGTTATAAACAGGCTCTACATTGCGATGTTTATTCGTATCAAGCATTCGAAGCATTAGTTCAAAATCAAATGCTTTCAGCTTCAGAAG aaaaagAACTTGTGGAATCCCTTCCATTTAATGAACAATGTACAGAGGCCGAGACAGAGCTTTTACGATTATTGTACGAAA TTACAGATAGATTATTAGGTAACTTGGATATGGAAGTTTCGGAAGCGGAAAGATTGTATTACAACTGTGACTACCATAAATGTTTCTCGCTTACCGAAAg gatattaaaaaaagatccATACCACAATTCGTGTTTACCTGTGCATATTGCATGCTTagtagaattaaaaaagacTAATG cgttattttatttggcGCATAAGTTGGTTGACTTATATCCAGACATGGCCTTAGCATGGTTTGCAGTTGGATGTTATTATTACAGTATAG gTAAAAGTGATCCGGCGAGAAGATACTTGGCGAAAGCTACGGCACTGGATAGACTATTCGGTCCTGCATGGTTAGCCTATGGACATTCTTTCGCCGTAGAAAATGAACACGATCAAGCAATGGCCGCTTATTTTAAAGCTTCTCAATTAATGAAAGGTTGTCATCTGCCACTTTTATACATTGGACTCGAATGTGGCTTAACGAATAATCTTAAATTGGCTGACAAGTTTTTCCAACAGGCTCAAGGGATAGCCCCGAATGATCCGTTTGTTATACACGAGATGGGAgttatatctttttataatttaga TTACAAAACTGCCGAACAGCAGTTTAAAGAAGCCATGAAACGAATTCAAGGTGGTCTAAAAGACGTTATACTACCTAGCAAATGGGAAGCATTATTGAATAACTTAGGTCACACTtgtagaaaaatgaagaaatacgAAGAGGCATTAGAATATCATCACCAG GCATTggtattaaattctttaaatccATCAACGTATGCAGCGGTAGGTTTTATTCATGCACTAATGGGCAATACTCAAGAAGCCGTCGATGCTTTTCATAGAGCGCTTGGTCTGAGAAGAGACGACACTTTTACAACAACTATGTTGACTTATGTTATGGAACAACTTATAGAAGAGTCACCACCGTATCCTG CAGATGCACGCATCGATAttccaaaatataaatttcccgAAGCTAGACTTCAAGAAACAGAAGGTACAGAATCTTTGGAGAATACAAGTAATATAACCGAGCCAGGGAATCAGGACATCGATAAACTAAgggtgaatttattttctggatGGGGAGAAGATTCGAGTAAAGCTGAAGATAATACTCCCGATAAG ATACATGAAATTTCACAAGGGCGCATTCGCGAACCACGCCGTCGTTTACCGAAGATGGAACTTCTGGTgagggagggagagggagagacaGATCTTCAATTCAGTTCACAGAGTGGAATGAAGCAACGTGGAGAAGAACTGAAGAATGGGCGTTCCGTCTCCATCGGTCTCCATCGTTGCTGCATCGACATTAACATTGAacaaacagaataa
- the LOC128876550 gene encoding cell division cycle protein 16 homolog isoform X1, whose protein sequence is MARQSINANAECEKMHNLLENKSINLDNCRKLIKSYVDLHLHSAALFWADKVVSLSNEDPKDICTLAHCMYLMKQYHRAAHLIRSHGLEKTDVMCHYLTVRSLLEAKEYNEALQVINDSEICTNITQSGISFADRVDMLEDAPKNIQSSILYVKGRVYEAMDNRAVATDCYKQALHCDVYSYQAFEALVQNQMLSASEEKELVESLPFNEQCTEAETELLRLLYESKLKKYQEPNKKQTLVTCSVMGVLVTDRLLGNLDMEVSEAERLYYNCDYHKCFSLTERILKKDPYHNSCLPVHIACLVELKKTNALFYLAHKLVDLYPDMALAWFAVGCYYYSIGKSDPARRYLAKATALDRLFGPAWLAYGHSFAVENEHDQAMAAYFKASQLMKGCHLPLLYIGLECGLTNNLKLADKFFQQAQGIAPNDPFVIHEMGVISFYNLDYKTAEQQFKEAMKRIQGGLKDVILPSKWEALLNNLGHTCRKMKKYEEALEYHHQALVLNSLNPSTYAAVGFIHALMGNTQEAVDAFHRALGLRRDDTFTTTMLTYVMEQLIEESPPYPADARIDIPKYKFPEARLQETEGTESLENTSNITEPGNQDIDKLRVNLFSGWGEDSSKAEDNTPDKIHEISQGRIREPRRRLPKMELLVREGEGETDLQFSSQSGMKQRGEELKNGRSVSIGLHRCCIDINIEQTE, encoded by the exons ATGGCGCGTCAAAGTATTAATGCTAACGCAGAATGTGAAAAAATGCATAATTTGTTAgagaataaaagtattaactTGGATAATTgtaggaaattaattaaatcatacGTTGATCTA cATTTGCACAGTGCTGCATTATTTTGGGCGGACAAGGTTGTTTCATTGAGTAACGAAGATCCTAAGGATATATGCACTTTAGCACATTGTATGTACCTAATGAAACAATATCACAGAGCTGCTCATCTTATTAGAAGTCACGGACTTGAAaag ACAGATGTCATGTGTCACTATTTAACAGTAAGAAGTCTTCTAGAAGcaaaagaatataatgaaGCGCTTCAAGTAATAAATGATTcagaaatatgtacaaatataacGCAATCTGGTATCAGTTTTGCAGATCGTGTAGACATGCTGGAAGATGCTCCAAAAAAT ATACAAAGTTCAATATTGTATGTGAAAGGACGAGTGTACGAAGCTATGGATAACAGAGCTGTGGCAACCGATTGTTATAAACAGGCTCTACATTGCGATGTTTATTCGTATCAAGCATTCGAAGCATTAGTTCAAAATCAAATGCTTTCAGCTTCAGAAG aaaaagAACTTGTGGAATCCCTTCCATTTAATGAACAATGTACAGAGGCCGAGACAGAGCTTTTACGATTATTGTACGAAAGTAAGCTCAAGAAATATCAGGAACCGAATAAGAAACAAACGCTTGTAACCTGTAGCGTAATGGGAGTTTTAGTTACAGATAGATTATTAGGTAACTTGGATATGGAAGTTTCGGAAGCGGAAAGATTGTATTACAACTGTGACTACCATAAATGTTTCTCGCTTACCGAAAg gatattaaaaaaagatccATACCACAATTCGTGTTTACCTGTGCATATTGCATGCTTagtagaattaaaaaagacTAATG cgttattttatttggcGCATAAGTTGGTTGACTTATATCCAGACATGGCCTTAGCATGGTTTGCAGTTGGATGTTATTATTACAGTATAG gTAAAAGTGATCCGGCGAGAAGATACTTGGCGAAAGCTACGGCACTGGATAGACTATTCGGTCCTGCATGGTTAGCCTATGGACATTCTTTCGCCGTAGAAAATGAACACGATCAAGCAATGGCCGCTTATTTTAAAGCTTCTCAATTAATGAAAGGTTGTCATCTGCCACTTTTATACATTGGACTCGAATGTGGCTTAACGAATAATCTTAAATTGGCTGACAAGTTTTTCCAACAGGCTCAAGGGATAGCCCCGAATGATCCGTTTGTTATACACGAGATGGGAgttatatctttttataatttaga TTACAAAACTGCCGAACAGCAGTTTAAAGAAGCCATGAAACGAATTCAAGGTGGTCTAAAAGACGTTATACTACCTAGCAAATGGGAAGCATTATTGAATAACTTAGGTCACACTtgtagaaaaatgaagaaatacgAAGAGGCATTAGAATATCATCACCAG GCATTggtattaaattctttaaatccATCAACGTATGCAGCGGTAGGTTTTATTCATGCACTAATGGGCAATACTCAAGAAGCCGTCGATGCTTTTCATAGAGCGCTTGGTCTGAGAAGAGACGACACTTTTACAACAACTATGTTGACTTATGTTATGGAACAACTTATAGAAGAGTCACCACCGTATCCTG CAGATGCACGCATCGATAttccaaaatataaatttcccgAAGCTAGACTTCAAGAAACAGAAGGTACAGAATCTTTGGAGAATACAAGTAATATAACCGAGCCAGGGAATCAGGACATCGATAAACTAAgggtgaatttattttctggatGGGGAGAAGATTCGAGTAAAGCTGAAGATAATACTCCCGATAAG ATACATGAAATTTCACAAGGGCGCATTCGCGAACCACGCCGTCGTTTACCGAAGATGGAACTTCTGGTgagggagggagagggagagacaGATCTTCAATTCAGTTCACAGAGTGGAATGAAGCAACGTGGAGAAGAACTGAAGAATGGGCGTTCCGTCTCCATCGGTCTCCATCGTTGCTGCATCGACATTAACATTGAacaaacagaataa